The Acidobacteriota bacterium region GTGCTCGCCAAGTACGTTCTCGAGCACCTGCCGCAGCCCCAGCGCGCCCTCGAGCGGATCCGCGGCCTGCTGAGCCCGACCGGACGCCTTCTCTACTCCGTTCCCGACACGACCTCGCCGTCGCGCCGCTTCCGCGGCGACCAGTGGTACGCGCTGCTCGACGAAACGCACGTCTCGCTGCTCGATCCGCCGGAGTGGCTGGAGCTCACGCGGCAGTCGGGCTTCTCCATCGAGCGCGTCTTCTCCGACGGGATCTGGGACATGCCTTGGTTCCCGCGCCTTCCCGTCCTCCCGCAGTACGCGCTGTTCTGCCTGCCGACGATGCTCGCCGTGGGCCTGGCCCGGCCGATCCTCCCTGCCGGCTGGGGCGAAAACCTGATCGTCGTCGC contains the following coding sequences:
- a CDS encoding class I SAM-dependent methyltransferase; the encoded protein is MSRSAPGPQSYGREYYRQAYGLDEMRRFSIHWWSARFYALLARRVLRRAGGRRVLEVGCGHGYTLARLEREFETFGIDLSEYAVGRAREIAPRSRVFEADLLGELPEEVAGGGFDLVLAKYVLEHLPQPQRALERIRGLLSPTGRLLYSVPDTTSPSRRFRGDQWYALLDETHVSLLDPPEWLELTRQSGFSIERVFSDGIWDMPWFPRLPVLPQYALFCLPTMLAVGLARPILPAGWGENLIVVA